From the Salmo trutta chromosome 2, fSalTru1.1, whole genome shotgun sequence genome, one window contains:
- the LOC115160107 gene encoding conserved oligomeric Golgi complex subunit 7 — MDFSKFLDDDFDVKDWVNGAFKMQKDVPGKADAHAATLVMKLQLFIQEVNNAIEESSNQALQNMPRVLRDVEALKQEASFLKEQMVLVKEDIRKFEQDTVQSMQVLVELDQVKSRMHLASDALQEADKWSTLSADIEETFKTQDMAVISSKLTAMQNSLAMLVDTPDYSEKCVHLEALKNRLEALASPQIVATFNSMSIDQAKLFVKVFTEIDRMPQLLAYYYKCHKGQLVSVWQDLSQSELSLNQQLAEFYDTLLSTWHSQLQWSSQVFKNPYEVVTVLLIQTLGAMVPSIPVCLSTAVERAPQEQRLDTLLELHHTAATFGRSLAQAMLPHLGENNLLKVNELVSGLYDPYKPYQLQYGDLEESHLLIQISAVPLERGEVIDCVEELSHSVGKLFGLAGAAVDRCVKLTDGLALCGLLKALKALFAKYVSDFSTTLQSVRKKCRLEDTPIAAVFQEDWTAFQNSVRIIATCGELLRQCGAYELQLSNKILATAGKYLSESYSPRSLAGIQEASSTERKASGRNPWQEYNYLQRGNMAEYNGLMELLYSLKEKGTGNSSLLAEPRVALTRLNQQANQLAFDSVFLQIKHQLCLVSKMESRDAGGFGESYAEDLPTFSLSPQEYITNIGQYIMSLPLHLEPFVAQEDPALELALHAGKLPFPPEQGDDLPELDNTADYWLGSIARATMQTYCDAILLIPELTAHSTKQLATDIDYLSNVMDALGLQPSRTLQQIVTLLRAKPEEYRQTAKLLPRRLVSTIAALRGLDH, encoded by the exons ATGGACTTTTCCAAATTTCTGGACGATGACTTCGACGTGAAGGACTGGGTGAATGGGGCCTTCAAGATGCAGAAGGATGTGCCTGGGAAGGCAGATGCGCACGCGGCAACGCTGGTCATGAAACTGCAGTTGTTCATCCAGGAAGTCAACAATGCAATTGAGG AGAGCAGTAACCAGGCCCTGCAGAACATGCCCAGAGTGCTGCGGGACGTGGAGGCCCTGAAGCAAGAAGCGTCATTCCTGAAGGAGCAGATGGTCCTTGTCAAAGAGGACATCAGGAAGTTTGAGCAGGACACTGTTCAGTCCATGCAG GTCTTGGTGGAGCTCGATCAGGTCAAGTCTCGGATGCACCTAGCCTCCGATGCACTACAGGAGGCAGACAAATGGAGCACGCTCAGTGCAGACATCGAGGAGACCTTCAAGACACAG GACATGGCTGTAATCTCTTCTAAACTGACCGCCATGCAGAACAGCCTGGCTATGCTGGTGGACACACCAGACTACTCTGAGAAATGTGTGCACCTGGAGGCTCTGAAGAACAGGCTGGAGGCCTTGGCCAGCCCCCAGATAGTAGCCACCTTCAACTCCATGTCTATAG ACCAAGCCAAGCTCTTTGTGAAAGTCTTCACAGAGATCGACAGAATGCCACAGCTTCTTGCCTACTACTACAAGTGTCATAAG ggtCAGCTGGTGAGTGTGTGGCAGGACCTGTCTCAGAGTGAGCTGAGTCTAAATCAGCAGCTGGCTGAGTTCTACGACACCCTGCTCTCCACCTGGCACTCCCAGCTACAGTGGAGCAgccag GTGTTTAAGAATCCATACGAGGTGGTGACAGTGCTGCTGATCCAGACCCTGGGGGCCATGGTTCCCTCCATCCCTGTGTGTCTGAGCACGGCCGTGGAGCGCGCCCCCCAGGAGCAGCGGCTGGACACCCTGCTGGAGCTCCACCACACTGCTGCCACCTTCGGCAGGAGCCTGGCGCAGGCCATGTTGCCACACCTGG GCGAGAACAACCTGCTGAAGGTGAATGAGCTGGTCAGTGGCCTGTACGACCCCTACAAACCCTACCAGCTGCAGTATGGAGACCTGGAGGAGTCCCACCTCCTCATCCAGATCAGCGCCGTGCCCCTG GAGCGTGGTGAGGTGATAGACTGTGTAGAGGAGCTGAGTCACTCGGTGGGGAAGCTGTTCGGCCTGGCCGGTGCTGCTGTTGACCGCTGTGTCAAACTGACTGACGGCCTGGCCTTGTGTGGCCTCCTCAAGGCCCTCAAAGCCCTCTTCGCCAA GTATGTGTCAGACTTCTCCACCACTCTGCAGTCAGTCAGGAAGAAGTGCAGGTTGGAGGACACGCCCATTGCTGCTGTGTTCCAAGAAGATTGGACTGCCTTCCAGAACTCGGTCAG GATCATTGCCACCTGTGGGGAGTTGCTGAGACAGTGTGGAGCCTATGAGCTGCAGCTGTCAAACAA GATCCTGGCCACGGCGGGGAAGTACCTGTCTGAGTCGTACAGCCCTAGGAGCCTGGCGGGCATCCAGGAGGCCAGCTCCACGGAGAGGAAGGCAAGcggcaggaacccctggcaggaGTATAACTACCTGCAGAGGGGCAACATGGCAGAGTACAACGGCCTGATGGAGCTGCTCTACTCCCTCAAG GAGAAGGGGACAGGTAACTCCAGTCTTCTGGCTGAGCCCCGAGTGGCTCTGACCCGTCTCAACCAGCAGGCCAACCAGCTGGCCTTCGACTCGGTCTTCCTGCAGATCAAACATCAACTCTGCTTGGTCTCCAaaatggag AGCCGAGATGCAGGAGGTTTTGGAGAGAGCTATGCTGAAGACCTGCCTACCTTCAGCTTGTCCCCACAGGAGTACATCACCAAT ATAGGACAGTACATCATGTCTCTGCCGCTCCACTTGGAGCCCTTTGTGGCACAAGAAGACCCGGCGCTGGAGTTGGCCCTGCACGCAGGCAAACTGCCTTTCCCTCCTGAGCAAG GTGATGACCTTCCGGAGCTGGACAACACAGCAGACTACTGGCTGGGCTCCATCGCCAGGGCGACCATGCAAACGTACTGTGACGCCATCCTGCTCATCCCAGAGCTCACGGCCCACTCCACCAAACAGCTGGCCACCGACATCG ACTACCTGAGCAACGTGATGGACGCTTTGGGCCTGCAGCCCTCCAGGACCCTTCAGCAGATAGTGACCCTGCTGAGGGCCAAGCCAGAGGAGTACAGACAGACGGCCAAACTGCTGCCCCGCAGACTGGTGTCCACCATCGCTGCCCTGAGAGGGCTGGACCACTGA